The following are encoded together in the Adhaeribacter arboris genome:
- a CDS encoding beta propeller repeat protein, protein MKGIFFWVFTTLFLFSCNSKKKNDEDKINSKIIVYGSKEWEKRRIEESARIRKLAKKKYPSATYDLLPITKDTLIAATQYNGLVLTMDAGKTWNEVATPGLIIKMTIDVEGRIWGIHSWQGIHEADRSTLYLSNNKGRSWITYELDTKELFPADFYSQPNEPLKIIDYNNKIYKLVDTSSELKWTIVDSISNSQESPNPWIRKEFVKDAKGRKWMYNRGGIFLIGKDTVKVY, encoded by the coding sequence ATGAAAGGAATATTCTTTTGGGTTTTCACCACATTATTTCTTTTTAGCTGTAATAGCAAAAAGAAAAATGATGAGGACAAGATTAATTCTAAGATTATAGTTTATGGGAGTAAAGAATGGGAAAAGAGAAGAATTGAGGAATCTGCTCGAATAAGGAAATTAGCTAAAAAGAAGTATCCCTCTGCAACTTATGACCTTCTACCAATAACTAAGGACACTCTAATTGCCGCAACACAGTACAATGGGTTGGTGCTGACAATGGATGCTGGAAAAACTTGGAATGAAGTAGCAACACCTGGATTAATCATCAAGATGACTATAGACGTTGAGGGACGTATATGGGGGATTCATAGCTGGCAAGGCATACATGAAGCAGACCGGAGTACTTTATATTTATCTAATAATAAAGGCAGAAGCTGGATCACATATGAATTAGATACCAAAGAGTTATTTCCAGCAGACTTTTATTCTCAACCAAATGAGCCATTGAAGATAATTGACTATAATAACAAGATTTATAAATTGGTAGATACCAGCTCAGAACTTAAGTGGACAATCGTTGATTCTATTTCAAACAGCCAAGAATCTCCAAACCCATGGATAAGAAAAGAATTTGTGAAAGACGCAAAAGGAAGAAAGTGGATGTACAATAGAGGTGGTATTTTCTTAATAGGAAAAGATACAGTAAAAGTATATTAA
- the pta gene encoding phosphate acetyltransferase, with protein sequence MTKSIFIASAEPYSGKSLVALGLVNMLLGKAQKIGYYKPIIQSNPAEKKDVHIQTIVNYFNLPVQYSDTFAFTGQEVLRLIEADNEGEIIDTIIGKFKQFEENYDFTVVEGTDFVGEGTAFEFDINVMVAKNLGIPIILVVSGERKTTAQVINSVLTTLRNFEARELQIIALIANKVNPEQATDVRELLQDQLPPGLIVTVIPDDISLKNPTMREIHENLGGKLLFGEEQLTNQVDNFVTGAMQVPNFLKHIKDNVLIVTPGDRGDIIICALQANLSANYPRIAGIVLTAGSEPEEPILRLIEGLQTVVPIIAVKTGTFQTTTEVGAIKSQITPDNTKKIELAIDTFEKYVDVAALDQKIITFTREGITPHMFQYQLVKWAKSQKKHIVLPEGNDDRILRAAARLINQEIVDLTILGNAAEMAAAVKRMGLPLDMSRVRIIDPAESEYYEEYVQTLYELRKNKNVELEMAYDLMTDVSYFGTMMVYKGHANGMVSGAVHTTLHTIRPALQFVKTKPGVSIVSSVFFMCLPDRVSVFGDCAVNPNPTAEQLAEIAISSAESSQRFGIEPRIAMLSYSSGTSGEGEEVEKVRRATEIVKQKRPDLKVEGPIQYDAAVDPVVGKQKLPNSEVAGQASVLIFPDLNTGNNTYKAVQRETGALAIGPMLQGLNKPVNDLSRGCTVDDIFNTVVITAIQSQG encoded by the coding sequence ATGACTAAATCCATTTTTATTGCGTCGGCCGAACCTTACAGTGGTAAATCGTTGGTAGCACTAGGTTTGGTGAACATGCTGCTGGGGAAAGCGCAAAAAATCGGTTATTATAAACCAATTATTCAGTCCAATCCGGCCGAGAAGAAGGATGTGCATATCCAAACCATTGTGAATTATTTTAATCTGCCGGTACAATACTCCGATACTTTTGCTTTTACGGGTCAGGAGGTACTGCGCCTGATTGAAGCGGATAACGAAGGAGAAATTATTGATACCATTATCGGTAAGTTTAAGCAGTTCGAAGAAAACTACGATTTTACGGTAGTAGAAGGAACCGACTTTGTGGGCGAAGGAACGGCGTTTGAGTTTGATATCAATGTAATGGTAGCCAAAAACCTGGGCATTCCAATTATTTTGGTGGTGTCCGGCGAACGTAAAACGACGGCTCAGGTAATTAATTCGGTATTAACTACTTTGCGCAATTTTGAGGCACGGGAACTGCAAATTATAGCCCTCATTGCCAATAAAGTGAACCCGGAGCAAGCTACGGATGTGCGCGAATTATTACAGGATCAGTTACCTCCCGGTTTAATAGTTACGGTAATTCCGGACGATATAAGTTTAAAAAACCCGACCATGCGGGAAATTCACGAAAACCTGGGCGGCAAATTACTTTTTGGGGAAGAGCAACTCACCAACCAGGTAGATAATTTTGTGACCGGAGCGATGCAAGTGCCGAATTTTTTGAAACATATAAAAGATAACGTACTCATTGTTACCCCCGGCGACCGCGGCGACATTATTATTTGCGCCTTGCAGGCCAATCTCTCGGCTAATTATCCCCGCATTGCCGGAATTGTGCTTACCGCCGGCTCCGAACCCGAAGAACCTATTTTGCGCTTGATCGAGGGGTTACAAACCGTAGTACCTATAATTGCGGTAAAAACCGGTACTTTCCAAACCACCACCGAAGTAGGAGCTATTAAATCACAGATTACCCCGGATAATACCAAAAAGATTGAACTGGCCATTGATACTTTCGAGAAATACGTGGATGTGGCCGCCCTGGATCAAAAGATCATCACGTTTACGCGCGAAGGTATTACGCCGCACATGTTTCAGTACCAATTGGTGAAATGGGCCAAAAGCCAGAAGAAACACATTGTGCTGCCCGAAGGCAACGACGACCGCATTTTGCGGGCCGCCGCCAGACTGATTAACCAGGAAATTGTGGATTTAACTATCCTGGGCAATGCGGCCGAAATGGCCGCCGCCGTAAAACGCATGGGCTTGCCCTTGGATATGAGCCGGGTGCGGATTATTGATCCGGCGGAATCGGAATACTACGAAGAATACGTGCAGACTTTATACGAACTCCGGAAAAATAAAAACGTGGAGCTGGAAATGGCTTACGACCTGATGACGGACGTTTCGTATTTCGGTACCATGATGGTGTACAAAGGCCACGCCAACGGGATGGTTTCCGGGGCGGTGCATACTACTTTGCATACCATTCGGCCAGCCTTGCAGTTCGTGAAAACCAAACCCGGAGTTTCCATTGTGTCGTCGGTGTTTTTTATGTGTTTGCCCGACCGGGTATCCGTTTTTGGGGATTGTGCCGTTAACCCGAACCCTACCGCCGAACAACTAGCCGAGATTGCCATTTCATCCGCCGAAAGCAGTCAACGTTTTGGGATTGAGCCGCGGATAGCCATGCTCTCGTATTCGTCGGGTACTTCCGGCGAGGGCGAAGAAGTAGAAAAAGTGCGCCGGGCTACCGAAATAGTGAAGCAAAAACGTCCTGATTTAAAAGTTGAAGGACCTATTCAATACGATGCGGCCGTAGACCCGGTAGTGGGCAAACAAAAATTGCCCAATTCTGAAGTAGCGGGCCAAGCCAGTGTACTCATTTTTCCGGATTTAAACACGGGTAATAACACCTACAAAGCTGTGCAACGCGAAACTGGTGCTCTGGCCATTGGCCCCATGCTGCAAGGCCTGAACAAACCGGTAAACGATTTAAGCCGCGGCTGTACCGTGGATGATATTTTTAACACGGTGGTGATTACCGCGATTCAAAGCCAAGGATAG
- a CDS encoding acetate/propionate family kinase, translating to MNIFVVNAGSSSIKYQLFKMPSVQPICSGLIERIGLEDAVITHRIFTTQPEKVIRLTLDLPDHAAGLQEVERLLTDPETGVIQNPDEIEVVGHRVVHGGETFAATTIITPEVKAEIKKLFPLAPLHNPSNYLGIEVAEKTFRKARQVVVFDTAFHQTMPEYAFRYALPESFYTDLGIRVYGFHGTSHKYVAEQAVEYLGKPDAKLITIHLGNGCSITAVKGNQALDTSMGFGPLSGLIMGTRSGDIDPSVIFHLVNQLGYDPEQVNALLNKRSGMLGLTGFSDMRDITQVLQEGNTAANLAYDLYAYRIKKYIGAYAAVLNGLDAVVFTAGVGENDPDVRARVCRNLDFLGIQLNEEKNQIRSKELREINYPASPVKVLVIPTNEEREIAKQCFELLTETA from the coding sequence ATGAACATATTTGTTGTAAACGCCGGCAGCAGTTCGATTAAATACCAATTATTTAAAATGCCTTCCGTGCAGCCCATCTGCAGCGGTCTGATTGAACGCATTGGCTTGGAAGATGCCGTTATTACCCACCGGATATTTACTACCCAACCGGAAAAAGTAATTCGCTTAACGTTAGATTTACCCGATCACGCGGCGGGTTTGCAGGAAGTAGAACGGTTGTTAACTGATCCGGAAACCGGCGTGATTCAGAATCCGGACGAGATTGAAGTGGTCGGCCACCGGGTTGTGCACGGCGGCGAAACTTTTGCCGCGACTACCATTATTACCCCGGAAGTAAAAGCCGAAATTAAAAAATTGTTCCCGCTGGCGCCTTTACACAATCCTTCTAATTATCTGGGCATTGAAGTAGCCGAAAAAACTTTCCGGAAAGCCCGGCAAGTTGTTGTTTTTGATACGGCCTTTCACCAAACCATGCCCGAATACGCTTTTCGGTATGCCTTACCCGAATCTTTTTACACCGATTTAGGCATCCGGGTGTATGGTTTTCATGGTACCAGCCATAAGTACGTAGCCGAGCAAGCCGTGGAATATCTAGGTAAACCCGATGCCAAACTTATTACTATTCACCTGGGAAATGGCTGCAGTATTACCGCGGTAAAAGGGAATCAAGCCCTGGATACCAGCATGGGTTTCGGACCTTTAAGCGGTTTAATCATGGGAACGCGTTCCGGCGACATTGACCCCTCGGTTATTTTTCATTTGGTAAACCAATTAGGCTACGACCCGGAGCAGGTAAATGCTTTGCTCAACAAACGCAGCGGCATGCTGGGCTTAACCGGCTTCAGCGACATGCGCGATATTACCCAAGTCCTACAAGAAGGAAATACGGCGGCTAATTTAGCGTACGATTTGTACGCGTACCGGATTAAAAAATACATCGGTGCCTACGCGGCCGTGTTAAATGGTTTGGACGCTGTAGTTTTTACCGCTGGCGTAGGCGAAAACGACCCGGACGTACGCGCCCGTGTATGCCGCAACCTGGATTTTCTGGGAATCCAACTTAACGAAGAAAAAAACCAAATCCGCTCAAAAGAACTCCGCGAAATTAATTACCCGGCATCGCCGGTGAAAGTATTGGTCATTCCTACGAACGAAGAACGGGAGATAGCGAAGCAATGCTTTGAGTTGTTAACGGAAACAGCTTGA
- a CDS encoding RNA polymerase sigma factor — protein MALIIPISAIPSSSCPQVANLTEPEIWEGMRQGDEAALAQLHKTYYKSLFRYGVKLSQNAAISEDCLQDLFANLWATRQQISAVQSVKFYLFTSYRRLVLLHIKKQQKLLHPFFNQDPAIVFSAEEITMRSEADHEIAQKLIFLLNSLPKRQREVLYLRFYEDLSLTEIAQLMDLSYQSVLNYTQRALTNIRQRPEIAALLSRSSLKLVTS, from the coding sequence ATGGCTTTGATTATACCCATATCAGCAATACCATCCTCTTCCTGCCCGCAGGTCGCCAATCTTACCGAGCCGGAGATTTGGGAAGGAATGCGTCAGGGAGACGAAGCGGCACTTGCCCAACTACATAAAACGTATTATAAAAGCCTTTTCCGGTACGGGGTTAAGTTGAGCCAAAACGCGGCCATTAGTGAAGACTGCCTTCAGGATTTATTCGCTAATTTGTGGGCTACCCGGCAACAGATTAGTGCGGTGCAGTCGGTTAAATTTTATTTATTTACTTCTTACCGGCGCCTTGTTTTGCTGCATATAAAAAAGCAGCAAAAACTACTTCATCCGTTTTTTAACCAAGACCCCGCCATTGTTTTCTCCGCCGAAGAAATAACCATGCGTTCCGAAGCAGATCACGAAATAGCGCAAAAATTAATTTTTCTGTTGAACAGTTTGCCCAAACGCCAGCGCGAAGTACTTTACCTGCGGTTTTACGAAGATTTAAGTCTGACGGAGATAGCGCAATTAATGGATTTGAGTTACCAATCGGTGTTGAACTACACCCAGCGGGCCTTAACCAACATCCGGCAACGACCGGAAATAGCCGCTCTGCTAAGCCGTTCTTCCCTTAAATTAGTTACTTCTTAG
- a CDS encoding FecR family protein yields MTGFLSLNKKKTTGVKYPMDLPDFTIEELLQDSSFQHWVYKTDVAAEVKWDTFLAAHPEQLVVAEQAALLLAGISFTPMVIPEVQEQESWQRLKYRLAFQENAAPLQPVKITNRSYPQWSKWAAAVILFCLGSTLFYYAALKQKQQVYRTNYGETATLILPDSSTVVLNGNTTLRYMANWRSNESREVWLAGEAFFSVLQKPGRGNAKFIVHTPEVNVRVLGTRFNVTNRRQTTRIVLNSGKVCLSVNNSINEKVTETLKPGEMAELLPVEQKFTKRRVNPELYSSWTHKKLIFEATPLADIVTLLEENYGFTVKVSDPRIVTRKITGEIYIDDVNTLLLALSTSFDLKLEKQGRKTLLITPNS; encoded by the coding sequence TTGACCGGTTTTCTCTCTTTAAATAAAAAGAAAACAACAGGCGTGAAGTATCCCATGGATTTGCCAGACTTTACCATTGAAGAACTTCTCCAGGATTCATCCTTTCAGCATTGGGTCTACAAAACCGACGTTGCTGCGGAAGTAAAATGGGATACTTTTCTGGCGGCTCACCCCGAGCAATTGGTTGTTGCCGAGCAGGCCGCTTTGTTACTGGCGGGTATTTCTTTTACCCCAATGGTTATACCGGAGGTACAGGAGCAGGAAAGCTGGCAGCGTTTAAAATACCGGCTTGCCTTTCAGGAAAATGCCGCACCCCTACAGCCAGTTAAAATTACTAATCGCTCCTATCCGCAATGGTCAAAATGGGCCGCTGCTGTAATTTTATTTTGCCTGGGAAGCACTTTATTTTACTATGCTGCACTTAAGCAAAAGCAACAAGTTTACCGCACCAATTACGGCGAAACAGCTACTCTTATTCTGCCCGATTCTTCTACGGTTGTATTAAACGGCAACACTACCTTGCGTTACATGGCTAACTGGCGCTCCAACGAGAGCCGGGAAGTTTGGCTCGCCGGCGAAGCCTTTTTTAGTGTACTCCAGAAACCTGGCCGGGGTAATGCCAAGTTTATTGTGCATACTCCCGAGGTAAACGTGCGGGTATTAGGTACGCGCTTTAATGTTACTAACCGGCGCCAAACAACCAGAATCGTTCTTAACTCGGGCAAAGTTTGTCTGTCCGTCAATAATAGTATTAATGAAAAGGTAACGGAGACTCTGAAGCCCGGCGAAATGGCGGAATTATTACCCGTCGAACAAAAATTTACCAAGCGCCGGGTAAACCCCGAGCTTTATTCTTCCTGGACGCATAAGAAACTCATTTTTGAAGCTACACCTCTGGCAGATATTGTGACTTTACTCGAAGAAAATTATGGCTTTACGGTAAAAGTAAGCGATCCCCGGATTGTAACCCGCAAAATCACCGGCGAAATCTATATCGACGATGTCAATACCTTACTGTTAGCGCTTTCTACTTCCTTTGATTTAAAACTAGAAAAACAAGGCCGGAAAACATTACTGATCACTCCTAATAGTTAA
- a CDS encoding SusC/RagA family TonB-linked outer membrane protein: MITNQNKKLLRNALLLACLASMPEVYAQDLLLANNQLNTSKATHVSSKKVPLTDVLQNLQQQYHISFLYETQNLEGKLVAASGLPADKMEKGLDKLLATVSLRYAKINERTYAILPENKTEGINLPNAFQPLTTASTDNNSNSPSPVRLAGSRPEKLPLYVVAKAPEWQITGKVTGANGEGLPGVTVLLKGSTTGATTSPDGTFSISIPEQAGTLVFSFIGYSTKEVSVSGPGPITVALVEDTKALEEVVVVGYGTQKRESVTGAISSVSAKQISELPVPSVAQALQGRAAGVTVVNTGTPGTAPIVRIRGIGSVSFSSEPLYVVDGIPTGGLTGIDTKDIASVEVLKDAAATAIYGSRAANGVVIITTKSGGKDGKMRVTIDSNVGTQAATKRLDLLNTEQYVQYATMLIKNADPNANLPTRLSPTEFNKPIYEGATQTYAQTNTDWQDELFKSGLITQNNISLSGGNERSQFFTNAGYFKQEGIMQGVGFDRYNLRVNSNHNISKFVTVGQNLMGSYGTQNYDPSGNRTRLVNAIRSQPYMPVYDPTKLGGFRESDALDSSDPTNPIREALLEDYENRDVKILGNLNIELKFTNWLRFKTTGGVDYFNNLNYIYQPIYNAGGAVTRPNATIQNNRSTGRSLIITNQLTFDKTFGSHYINAIAVQERQGFKGITEFIRGSQANNIVQTLNNPSNLSAGQTYGENLLISYLSRINYEYKGKYLLSASFRRDGSSKFAPGNKWGNFPGASIGWRVTEEPFMKSVRALSDLKLRASYGKVGFNGLGDYDWMVLASVNGAAYPFTTTGTPASASFYSGIANRQLRWEITSMRNYGVDFGFLNNKITFSAEYFERTTDDDYGLILSVPTPNSFGFQGAGVRANVGKMQNRGWEFQAGYNETENEFKWNVNANVSRIRNEVVSLTAASPTIDAGGNADFGGDQITRTAAGQPIQSFYGWQVDRIFQNADDVKNSPKQENGTAAGDIKFKDLNGDNVINALDKTFLGNYLPKFSYGLNASANFRNFDATLFFQGVQGNKIYNASRVIIEGGQRLFNAGTQVLDAWTPTNTDTAIPRMVAGDPNRNNRVSDRFLEDGSYLRLKNLVIGYTLPTGTMQSFAGGKISGLRIYFSSQNLFTITKYKGLDPEVGTLNGGLLQNGVDFGQYPTARTFLGGIQITL, translated from the coding sequence ATGATTACTAACCAAAACAAAAAGCTGCTACGCAATGCCTTACTGCTGGCTTGTTTGGCTTCTATGCCCGAGGTGTACGCGCAAGACCTGCTCTTAGCGAATAATCAGCTAAATACTTCCAAGGCTACCCATGTTTCCAGTAAGAAGGTTCCGCTTACCGATGTGCTGCAGAACTTGCAGCAACAATACCACATTTCCTTTTTGTACGAAACCCAAAACTTGGAAGGTAAATTAGTGGCAGCTTCAGGTTTGCCGGCCGACAAGATGGAGAAAGGACTGGATAAATTATTAGCTACGGTAAGCCTGCGCTACGCTAAAATCAACGAGCGGACCTATGCCATTTTACCGGAAAACAAAACAGAAGGCATAAATTTACCTAATGCTTTTCAGCCATTAACAACCGCTTCAACTGATAATAATAGTAACAGTCCGTCTCCGGTTCGGCTTGCGGGTAGCCGGCCCGAAAAATTACCGCTTTATGTGGTTGCCAAAGCGCCGGAGTGGCAGATTACCGGTAAAGTTACCGGCGCTAACGGCGAAGGTTTACCTGGGGTAACGGTATTGTTAAAAGGAAGTACCACAGGTGCCACCACCAGCCCTGATGGTACTTTTAGCATTAGTATTCCGGAGCAGGCTGGTACCTTGGTTTTTTCGTTTATTGGTTATAGTACGAAAGAAGTCTCGGTTTCGGGGCCTGGCCCGATAACAGTGGCACTGGTGGAAGATACCAAAGCCTTAGAAGAAGTAGTGGTAGTAGGTTACGGTACCCAGAAAAGAGAGTCGGTAACGGGCGCTATTAGTTCCGTATCGGCCAAGCAAATTTCGGAGTTACCGGTTCCGAGTGTAGCCCAGGCTTTACAAGGCCGGGCGGCCGGCGTAACGGTAGTAAATACGGGTACACCGGGTACCGCGCCCATTGTTCGCATCCGGGGGATAGGTTCCGTTAGTTTTAGCTCCGAGCCCTTGTACGTAGTAGATGGCATTCCTACGGGTGGGTTAACCGGTATCGACACGAAAGATATTGCTTCCGTAGAAGTTTTAAAAGATGCAGCGGCTACCGCTATTTACGGTTCCAGAGCAGCGAACGGGGTAGTTATTATTACTACTAAATCCGGCGGCAAAGACGGTAAAATGCGGGTTACCATTGATTCAAACGTAGGCACGCAGGCTGCTACTAAAAGGCTCGATCTGTTAAATACCGAGCAATACGTGCAGTATGCTACCATGTTAATTAAAAATGCCGACCCGAATGCCAATCTGCCTACTCGTTTAAGCCCAACTGAATTTAATAAACCTATTTACGAAGGCGCTACCCAAACCTACGCGCAAACGAATACCGATTGGCAAGACGAGCTTTTTAAATCCGGACTGATTACACAAAACAACATAAGCTTATCCGGTGGTAACGAAAGATCGCAGTTTTTTACAAACGCGGGTTATTTTAAGCAAGAGGGTATTATGCAGGGAGTTGGTTTCGACCGGTATAACTTACGGGTTAATTCCAACCATAATATCAGCAAATTTGTAACCGTAGGCCAGAATTTAATGGGTTCTTACGGCACGCAGAACTACGATCCATCGGGCAACAGAACCCGGCTAGTTAATGCGATTCGGTCGCAGCCTTATATGCCAGTGTATGACCCTACCAAATTAGGCGGCTTCCGGGAATCGGATGCTTTAGATAGCTCTGACCCTACCAACCCTATCCGGGAAGCTTTATTGGAGGACTACGAAAACCGCGATGTAAAAATACTGGGCAACCTGAACATAGAATTAAAGTTTACCAACTGGCTGCGCTTTAAAACTACCGGCGGCGTAGATTATTTTAATAATTTAAACTACATCTATCAACCCATTTATAATGCGGGTGGTGCCGTTACCCGGCCAAATGCTACTATCCAGAATAACCGTTCTACCGGTCGTTCTTTAATTATTACCAACCAATTAACTTTCGATAAAACTTTCGGTAGCCATTACATAAATGCCATTGCGGTACAAGAGCGGCAAGGCTTTAAAGGTATTACCGAATTTATCCGGGGTAGCCAAGCCAATAATATTGTGCAAACGCTTAATAACCCGAGTAACTTATCGGCGGGCCAGACTTACGGCGAAAATTTGCTTATTTCATATTTAAGCCGCATCAATTACGAGTACAAAGGTAAGTACTTATTAAGTGCTTCTTTCCGGCGCGATGGCTCCTCTAAATTTGCTCCCGGTAATAAATGGGGTAATTTCCCGGGTGCCTCCATTGGCTGGCGCGTAACCGAAGAACCGTTCATGAAATCTGTAAGAGCTCTCTCTGACCTTAAATTAAGAGCCAGTTACGGTAAAGTTGGTTTTAATGGTTTAGGTGATTACGATTGGATGGTGTTAGCCTCCGTAAACGGGGCGGCTTATCCTTTTACCACTACCGGTACGCCAGCTTCGGCATCTTTTTATTCCGGTATTGCCAATCGTCAGCTTCGTTGGGAAATTACCAGTATGCGTAATTACGGAGTGGATTTCGGTTTTTTAAACAATAAAATTACTTTCTCAGCCGAGTATTTTGAACGCACCACCGATGATGATTATGGTTTGATTTTATCTGTACCTACTCCTAATTCTTTTGGTTTCCAGGGGGCTGGGGTAAGAGCCAACGTAGGTAAAATGCAAAACCGAGGCTGGGAATTCCAAGCAGGCTACAACGAAACGGAAAACGAATTTAAATGGAATGTAAATGCCAATGTTAGCCGTATCCGGAACGAAGTGGTAAGTTTAACGGCGGCTAGCCCGACCATTGATGCCGGCGGAAACGCCGATTTCGGTGGGGACCAAATTACCCGTACCGCCGCTGGTCAGCCCATTCAGTCTTTCTACGGCTGGCAAGTAGATCGTATATTTCAAAATGCCGATGATGTGAAAAATTCACCTAAACAAGAAAACGGTACGGCCGCCGGCGATATAAAATTTAAAGATTTAAACGGCGATAACGTGATTAACGCGCTGGACAAAACTTTCTTGGGTAATTACCTGCCTAAATTCAGTTACGGTTTAAATGCCTCGGCTAATTTCCGGAATTTTGATGCTACCTTGTTTTTCCAAGGCGTGCAGGGGAACAAAATATACAATGCCAGCCGGGTAATTATTGAAGGTGGTCAGCGTTTATTTAATGCCGGTACGCAAGTATTAGATGCCTGGACGCCGACCAACACCGATACGGCTATTCCGCGCATGGTAGCCGGTGATCCTAACCGAAATAACCGGGTTTCCGACCGGTTCTTAGAAGATGGTTCTTATCTCCGTTTGAAAAACTTAGTAATCGGCTATACCCTACCAACTGGTACGATGCAGTCGTTTGCCGGAGGTAAAATTAGCGGTTTAAGAATTTATTTTTCTTCGCAAAACCTGTTCACCATTACCAAATACAAGGGCTTAGATCCGGAAGTAGGTACTTTAAACGGGGGCTTGTTACAAAATGGAGTTGATTTCGGGCAATATCCTACCGCCAGAACTTTCCTGGGAGGTATTCAGATTACGCTGTAA
- a CDS encoding RagB/SusD family nutrient uptake outer membrane protein, translating to MRKIYVSACLLGALLLSNCHDDLDKVNPNSLTSESYFKTANELELAVNSIYATAHSNLLVAREWFFTHSLRSGDFATGGAQLEAPRAQILNGNTTPDNGVSGSVWNGFYTVIHRANTVILNGPLASGDATKKDLMVAEARFLRAWAYYELVNFFGAVPLYTEPVTAVDAFQARTKPEDIYKVVLEDLKAAQAGLPPTRSGGDLGRATSGAATFLLGKSYMQQGDYTTAKTELEKLVGKYTLTAKYNDNFREETEYNSESIWEIGFQGRSDNGYNWGSGDGPNEAQSSVRNQEINPISWRNLIPSDKLLNEYETPENGAAKRDPRLDYTVFFPGDKFNNDTKVLTEALQGGAGTSTLNGQPIKVSWEKYTNLYKTDSGFNPAGINTRVMRYAEALLLLAECENELGNQTAAVSYLNQLRDRADVMMPHYPTAKFPVGSKGEVFAAIVHESAVERGGEEGRDFDVLRWIKASKITPPFTTYSFNPNRDFVLPVPQDEINRNPQLGAAGISAQNPNY from the coding sequence ATGAGAAAAATATATGTATCAGCTTGTTTGTTAGGGGCTTTACTTCTTTCAAACTGCCACGACGATTTAGATAAAGTTAATCCCAACAGTCTTACCTCTGAATCTTATTTTAAAACGGCCAATGAGCTGGAACTGGCAGTAAATAGTATCTATGCTACGGCACACTCCAACTTGTTAGTGGCCCGCGAGTGGTTCTTTACGCACTCCTTGCGCAGCGGAGATTTTGCTACCGGCGGAGCGCAACTAGAAGCCCCCCGGGCGCAAATCTTGAACGGTAATACCACCCCGGATAATGGCGTCAGTGGTTCCGTCTGGAATGGCTTCTACACCGTTATTCACCGGGCAAATACCGTAATTTTAAACGGACCACTGGCCAGCGGCGATGCGACCAAAAAAGATTTAATGGTAGCCGAAGCCCGGTTTTTACGCGCCTGGGCTTATTACGAGCTAGTAAACTTTTTTGGCGCCGTGCCGCTTTACACCGAACCGGTAACGGCCGTAGATGCTTTTCAGGCTCGCACCAAGCCCGAAGATATTTACAAAGTGGTACTAGAAGATTTAAAAGCGGCTCAGGCGGGTTTGCCTCCTACTCGTTCCGGCGGTGATTTAGGCCGCGCTACTTCCGGCGCCGCTACGTTCCTGTTGGGTAAATCGTATATGCAGCAAGGCGACTACACCACTGCTAAAACCGAACTGGAAAAGCTAGTGGGTAAATATACGCTTACGGCCAAATACAACGATAATTTCCGGGAAGAAACCGAGTACAATTCCGAGTCAATCTGGGAAATTGGTTTTCAGGGCCGGAGCGATAACGGTTACAACTGGGGGTCGGGCGATGGCCCGAACGAAGCGCAATCTTCGGTGCGTAACCAGGAAATTAATCCGATTTCGTGGCGTAACCTAATTCCGTCGGATAAATTATTGAACGAGTACGAAACACCGGAAAACGGCGCGGCGAAAAGAGACCCGCGGTTAGATTATACCGTATTTTTCCCGGGCGATAAGTTTAATAACGACACCAAAGTTTTAACCGAAGCTTTGCAAGGCGGAGCGGGTACTTCTACCCTGAACGGACAACCCATTAAAGTTAGCTGGGAAAAATACACTAATCTTTACAAAACGGATTCCGGATTCAATCCGGCCGGTATTAATACCCGGGTAATGCGTTACGCCGAAGCGCTTTTATTACTGGCAGAATGCGAAAACGAATTGGGCAACCAAACAGCCGCCGTAAGTTATTTAAATCAATTGCGCGATCGGGCCGATGTAATGATGCCCCATTATCCAACGGCGAAGTTTCCGGTTGGGTCTAAGGGAGAAGTTTTTGCGGCTATTGTGCACGAAAGTGCGGTAGAGCGCGGCGGCGAAGAAGGCCGGGATTTTGATGTATTGCGTTGGATAAAGGCGAGTAAAATAACGCCACCTTTTACGACTTACAGCTTCAATCCGAATCGCGACTTTGTTTTACCTGTTCCGCAGGACGAAATCAACCGTAATCCGCAATTGGGAGCGGCCGGTATCTCCGCTCAGAATCCTAATTATTAA